From one Candidatus Methylacidiphilales bacterium genomic stretch:
- a CDS encoding SDR family oxidoreductase: protein MSDYPRFKNLTALITGASSGFGEEFARQLAPHTRQLILIARRRNRLESIKQTLEKHHSSLNVTVIQADLSLPNSVEHTVLPALHQLNTSPHILINNAGLGDYGTFATCPPARILAQHHVNTTALLSLTHALLPKMLAERKGFILNVGSIAGHMPLPTFALYAATKAYVNSLTLALHAELAHQGIHVSLFAPGPIPTEFRQAAQRPDAPPDAGRAPDWLTQPLSPSIQQALEALHDNRPLCTPGRTVRLIAALMRYAPHVLTLRLFRIAIPR from the coding sequence ATGTCCGATTATCCACGCTTCAAAAATCTAACAGCACTAATCACTGGTGCCTCATCCGGATTCGGTGAAGAATTCGCACGACAGCTTGCCCCTCACACTCGCCAACTCATCCTCATCGCCCGACGCAGGAACCGCCTGGAGTCCATAAAGCAAACCCTTGAAAAGCACCACAGCTCATTAAACGTCACCGTTATCCAAGCTGACCTTTCTCTGCCTAACTCTGTTGAACACACTGTTCTCCCTGCCCTCCACCAACTCAACACATCGCCTCATATCCTCATCAATAACGCTGGCTTAGGCGATTACGGCACTTTTGCCACCTGTCCGCCAGCACGTATCCTAGCACAACACCACGTTAACACCACTGCCCTCCTCTCCCTCACCCACGCCCTTCTCCCCAAAATGCTTGCAGAACGTAAAGGCTTCATCCTCAACGTCGGCTCTATTGCAGGCCACATGCCACTTCCTACATTTGCCCTTTACGCTGCCACAAAAGCCTACGTTAACTCACTGACTTTAGCCCTTCATGCAGAGCTAGCCCATCAAGGAATTCATGTCTCTCTTTTCGCCCCCGGTCCTATTCCTACAGAATTTCGTCAAGCCGCTCAACGCCCCGACGCCCCACCCGACGCCGGACGCGCCCCAGACTGGCTCACCCAACCTCTCTCTCCCTCAATTCAACAAGCTCTCGAGGCACTCCACGACAACCGCCCCTTGTGCACACCAGGACGCACCGTCCGTCTCATCGCTGCCCTGATGCGTTACGCTCCACACGTCCTTACTTTAAGACTCTTCCGAATAGCCATTCCACGCTGA
- the tatA gene encoding twin-arginine translocase TatA/TatE family subunit: MLENTLFWIGFGLPGGQEWWLILFIAVLLFGAKKIPELARGLGRSIGEFKKARDEFEAEIKKSVEELDNAKKNKAESQSSSVVTPEGTVRHDADRG, translated from the coding sequence ATGTTAGAAAATACACTGTTTTGGATCGGTTTTGGGCTGCCCGGAGGACAGGAGTGGTGGCTGATTTTGTTTATCGCTGTGTTGCTCTTTGGGGCTAAGAAGATTCCTGAATTAGCTCGAGGATTAGGTCGAAGTATTGGAGAATTCAAAAAAGCACGGGATGAATTTGAAGCGGAGATCAAAAAAAGCGTAGAGGAGCTTGATAACGCTAAGAAAAATAAAGCTGAATCACAATCCTCCTCTGTAGTAACTCCAGAAGGGACCGTGAGACACGACGCTGACAGAGGGTAA